The Xylocopa sonorina isolate GNS202 chromosome 11, iyXylSono1_principal, whole genome shotgun sequence genome includes the window CCATTTTATGAGAAGACTTTTTTAATGACTTTCATAACTGACATAGCTTTACCATTGCAGGCATTGGAATGTGACTTGTGAGATAAAATGtttattgtagacgagataggaTTATTATATTTGTAAAGATAGATAATTACTATCCAGATAGATAAGTCCGTATAAACGTGATAACGACTTGTAAAGTTTCGTATCGAAATTTTGTAATAAACTGTATGCCCGAATTACAGAGTCGTACCTTTGTTTTAACTTGTACGGATGTATGTATCATAGAAGTAGCATAGAATAACATGTACGTAGATTGAACCGGTTAAGAGGTTAACGTAAAATTGACGTGCATCATTTTGGAAGCATCGACGGCCAGCGTGATGTTTATTGGCAATTAAGAGAGCGATTAATCGTTTTAATCGTCGAGGCGATTGAACGCGTTTCTATGTAGGATATCGTGGTTGGATCGTGCGATGGAAATGTCGCTTAAGATAATTCGCATTGCGAGACGCATGCGTTGGGTTCACGGTGTGGCGGCGGCATCAACAGCGCACTCTAAAAACAGTCGAGCCGAAGATGGCGACGTGCGAGTGGCGGTGTCGGTGCGGTGTTTAAGAGAAAGGACCATGTTGTTACCGCAGTGTTCGCAGTGTTTCCGTGATCCGCGTTGAGTTCGGTGCAAATGTAGGAATGTCAGAGGCTAAACGGGTACCTTTGCAGACCTTGGAGTTTCCGGAGTCCTTGGGCTACGCCGCGAAGAAggagaaaaaaggggaaaaggGCAAACAGCTCGCGCCCTCCTTCCGCTTTACACTTACCCTGCCAGAGTCGAACGAGAAGGCATGTCCTGAGTTCAACTATGCACAGCTTCTCAAAGCAGCCGAGGTCAGTTCTTCCTTTCACTCGTATATCCACCAAAGAGAAAACAAAACCCACGACGCGTATCCATACGGTCACGTTTTGCCCAAAACATTTAGATTCGCGCTAAACACCGGCTACGATTTTGTTTCACGGCACGCACTTTGACAAGAAACTGCAAAAATGCCAATGGGATCGCCCATTTTCACAGTACACGAAACGAGGAGAACTTGTACGCGTTACCCGAGCGAATTGTCACGTCGCGGTTACCGCGTGAGCGTCGGCTATCCCACGATATCTCGGACTTTCTTAGTCGCCTCTATCTTCGACTAGAATGCATTAATATTATGTCCAAACTAGTAGAAAAAGATGTGATCAATTCGAAGCCATTGAATAGAAACGTCACTACGTATTGCCGGTATGTGTCCCGTGCCAACGTATGCTTGCTCTCGAACCACCGTATGTTCGAACCATCCTTTCAAACCTGATCACGAACGAACATTTAACGTTTATTTTCGTGACAATCATTATTCCGTGTATGTAGAAAAAACCTGTAAAATTGCTAAAATACGACGATATCGTTCTGCGCTACGAATTCGTAGGAACCACATTCATCTCTCATAGTTACGTACGTGACCATTTGGTCTCGTCGAGCTACGATATATTCAGCAACGGTTTTTTCATCGGTTTCTACGTAAGCGACAGAGTTTAATTTCTGTCTTATCTTGGTGACTTTATACACGTATGTAGAGGATACATCCTTATTAGTTTTGTGATCGATGCACCGAGAGAGAACTCGTGACGACGACGTGCATAAAACACGTTGCATTGTACTTCAGACTAAACGAGTATTCTAAAATAGCGTTATTTGATTATACCGCTTCCTTTTTTTCTATCTTTTCATCATCCATTGTTTGTAGTAATATATTATTAGCATTCGTATCGTTTTCTCTTCTTCACCATTGTGTGGTACAAGGCATTTGACTTTCTTCAAACAAGCCAGATATTAATTTCGTTCGTATCGAACAAGATACAGTgctccataatgattattattttaattaacaTTTTTAATCACTTGTTTAACTTCTTTTTTTACAAAAAATTGTAATACGTTTCATAAGTTTTGTATTCGAATGCGAGATCAACGAATTGTACATTGAATTGATTTTCGATAGATTTCCGATAGATCTTTtttgatattatattttaattattatggtGGTACACGCATCGATTCAATTCTGGACGCGCCGATCTTTTGAGGAGTTACATTTGAAAAGTTATTAGTATTTGTTATCTTACAGCATGGCGTAATGCTACGTATGTATAAAACTATCGTGTGCAAATAaagtaaaatatgaaatattaacAATGATATTTGGATTAAGCTACATACGTTCCgttagaaaagaaaagaatctctttcaataattttattatacactattttaattattcgatacaattaattttaaatattatttgtaatataaaatatatcgcTCGAATTTATTGACGATTTTTGTTGGGATCAATCATTCGTTGTAGCGTCCCTCGTACTAGGAGAGCAGAAGATAACAAGGAGTTGCGCGCTTCGGAAGAAAGTGCAACAGTGACATTCTGCTCGTAGTATGTGCTCCTAGTATGAATGGACAGTTTATGGCCCTCTTTTGAGTTCTATTTCTCATTCGTTTTTGTTGCTCATGTTTCAGGATGTACTCTTtacaatatatatgtatgtatatatgtacgaAAACATAAACTGTTCATTCATATACAAATATAGAATAATATTGGATTTAAACATTAACCGATAAATAAATTAAGACAAAAATTGTAATTTCATTTACTCTGGACGCATGCAAATATTTGAATTCTAAATACGATTATTACCGATGAACGCGTGCATGCGCAAAACGTCGAGCTATTCTTTAATGTTTAATAATCTCGCGGACGCGCGCGGCGAACTTGAAACGGATCGTAATTTCTCACGCGTTTAAGAGCCGACGCATTCAGTTAACGATTGTAAATTGTTTTCGGATGATTTCCTTACAAGAGAAATATGCGTCATTTTATTTTATAGAAGAAACGTAGGAAAGAATTGAAACGAGGGGACGAGAATGCGACCAATGGACTGTCTttcgatgacgacgatgacgatgacaaaCTCCGCGATATGGCGAGAAGGTTTGAGGCGAAATATGTATGTAAAacgtaattttttttaaatacttgATAATTCCAGTGAATATCGGACATGTGCAAATTTGTTTTTTATTAACCACGAAGCATTTAATCTTTGCAGGGAACATCTACTACGGGAAAGAAGAGGCATAAGTATGACGAGTATGTGGATTTGGGAGCTGGTTACGATGAAAATGACTCTTTCATCGATAATACCGATGCGGTATGTAACGCGGTTACCGTTTTTCATTATTTCTATCGGCACGTGTATTATTGCATCGATGTTGCATCCAATTCAATTATTTTAGTATGATGAAATTGTACCAGAAGAGATGACTACGGCACATGGAGGCTTTTACATCAACTGCGGGGCTCTTGAATTTAGAACAGCCGATCGACAATCGTTGgtccataataataataacaataatcagAGCAACGACGATGAAAGTAGCGAAAGTAGCGAGGAAGATACGGAGGATGTGGACAGTCCCAAGAGATTGGAGAAACGGAATCTCAGTTCATCGGATGAAGATGATACTGAAGATAACGCGGGTGATCAGCTAAGAAAAGTAATGGGGTCTATACAGTACAATATATTTTTTAACGTGTTCTTCATTGCGCGTCAAGTATTTTTCctatcttttctcttttttttttagaaacaaaaggtagacgagaacggtgaaaaAAAGCAAAGTCAAGAGAATGTtattaaaaagaagaagaaaccaCAAACTTTGCAAGAACAGCAGAATTTTCAGCAGGACGCGGATGTTTTGAACAGACCGAAGGAAAAGGGGGAAACTACAGATGCTGAAGGTGACGAAACTGCATAAAgtttttaaaggaattgcaaTGCTGCAGAAGTATCGCAATGATATACATTTCAGTTTCAGAGGATCAAGAAGACAAGAAGAAATCTGATAAAACAGAAGCGCAAAAGAGTAAAAATGCAACGGATAAAAAGTTTGATATTAAAAAACTTGAGAAAAAGCCATCAAATAGTAATGGTTTTGACGGGAAAAAGTTAGAGTTAAAGAAATTAGGTGATAAAGATAGTAATATTGATGACGCGATAGAGAGTGTAGTTAATGCTGCGAGAGTTGAAGATGAATCGAGTAGAGACACGACAGATTCCGGTAAATCTCGGTGTATAGGTACAGAATCTGAGTGTGACGATATTGACAGAATAGAAGCACCATTGCCTGATTCTCTTCCAGAAAATGTTGTAGAAATAGTCAATAAGTTAAAGGCACGGGCTGAAAATAGTAAAGAAGGAAAGACTAAATTTTTTAATCCAGCAGTGAATTCATTATTATTTGGGTAAGTAATCCCAATTAAATGTTTTATACTTAAATAAAAGTAAACATTAGTATTATAATTCCAGTTTAGAGAAAAGGTTACGGATGCTTTCACCCCCGAGTTTAAGGCTAGAAACGTATGGGCATCTTGCACGATTTTTACCACGTAGTAAAGTAGTACTTCAAAATAGAGCAAAGAAATTGTTTGTGCAAGATCTTGACGATAAAACTAAAGAGCTTATACAAAGGTAGTTCTTTTGCATTATTAGAGACTTGATTGATATACtataattgtaattaaattTGGCTTATTCGTAGGTTGAAAACGGTGATTGATGAAATAATGCCATCTGTGATGTATAAATATCTAAATGAGTGTCAAAAAGTGGCTGAAGGAAAGTAAGTgttcttttttttcaaacatGTATAATTATATTCATAGATAGAAAAGACAAAATTAGAGATAGCAATAATTTTTGTGATTTTAAAGTATAAGtgaagtatatatatatttttgaatggaaacttactacaattttttatttcttagtCCTCATTTATACTGGGATATATACCGGTACTGTTGGTAAGGTGCCCCTCGTAAGAGGAAACCTTTTCTATTTTCATCTTTTCGATTGTTCTTTATCTTCCTTTTCTCGATCTCTTCTAGTTTTTCCTAATCAtgcttatatacatatatctagCTCAATGTTTTATATCTTCGAAGGATAGTTACCATACTGCagattttttctaatttttttactATTCTTCTTGACATAACAAAAAAACGAAAACGGGGCTTTTTATCATCAGTATCAGTGTTTGGTTCCTCATACGCATCCTCttttctttttgtcaagcaacaaaacttttttcttcactgaAGTTCGATTCAGTGATCACACATATATTATATGctgcatatatttttacttaatATAATTCATAATAAATGCTTATACAGGAATTTTCTGGTTTATAGAATTTTATCATGATAAATGCTGATCATCATTCTTCATTATCGGCGTGATAAACATTTTTATATAGAGTTTATCTATTCTTCTTTATTCGTAATCAGTGTTTCCATTTCAGGGAAACGGAAGGATCACCCGAAGATGTTGAAAATTCGGTTGACGAAGATATTTGCGAGGATGTAGATAAGTCAAAAATTCCTAAAAAACAATTTCCTTGGACCGAAGAAGCAAAGTAAGTTCCCAAAATAGATTTTAAATAAGTGAAATGAAGAGATGTTACGCGACAATTAAtcattatattttttttctttgagtAGAAAACTTGTTGCTGAGATCGCTAATCTACAGAGCCAATGTTACGATGTATCAAGATCGAGAAAATACAGTAAACATAGTTTTGTTGCGTCTTTTATAATTCGACAAGTGCTACCGTTATGGCCACGTGGATACATGTCGGGGCACGAGTTATTGAAGTTTGTTGGTAACGTTGAACCTACGTAAGTAATATTGCACACTCTACATAAGCACGAATCCTTCAAGAATTATATCTATCATAATGAATTAATTTGTTTTTAGCACAAAGAAGAAAACGAAAAAGTTAAAAGAGATTGGCAATGGTAATGCTGTCAATTCTTCAGAAAATGTGATGCAAAACTACAGTTCTGCAAAAGTTGAACCATCAAGTACAAGTGCCGCTTCGCAGGAGAAAGTTTCATCGAACGTGTCTAAAATTCCGAATGTTACAGAAAATTCTACAAATTATGTAAAACAAGGAACTACAAAATTAAATGATAATACAGAAAAGAAGCAACATAGTATAAAAAATAAAGATAAAAATAAAGATAGTAACAACTCAGGACAACATCATGAAAATTCAACAGTTACGTCTAATAATTCCAGTGTAGGTAAAATTTCCGTTGTGCCTACAGCCCAGCTTATGGCGCAGAACCCTGTTAAAAGTCACGTGGAAAAGATTAATTTGATGGATTTAGGTAATAGTTCTCTCTCTATTACGCCAGTTAATGACTTTCACAAATCGTCTAATAAGATTAGTGAAAATAAGAAAGACGTAGTCTCTATTACTGCTTATTCTGAAGCTTCAAATGTTCTTCCAAATATAAATGAAGTGCCTCATAGTGGACATCATTCCGTACATAGACAGGAAGCTTCGTATACATGTACAACACAGTCGCAACATTCTAACTATTCCACGTCGAATCAAACATCTGTACATACAAAACCTGTTTCTTTAAAGCATAGACTGTTACACGAAAACTCTGACGTAAAGCACGACAAGAGATTAGAAGATAAAGATGCCGATTTGATAACAAAGACTGAGAAGAGGGACAAAAAACGGGAGCGATGCACGGAAGTGAAACACAAGTCGCATGAcgtgaaaaaaaggaaaaaggatcAAAAGGTATTAGATAAACAATTAGGACATGTTAATTCAGATGTAGTGCCTATACAGCAGCAACAGAAACCATCGCTTACGAAAGAGGAACAAGAACAGAGACAGAACGAAGAGACAATTGCTGCTACTAATTATTTAAGTCAAATCGTTAACGATGATGTAACATTGAGAGGAATgtcggataaacgaaaagataCTGGACTTATTTTGGAAGAATCGGTAGGCAACATGGTACAACCCACGGATCAAGAGAAACACGTTCAAATGGTGATGAGATCGTTAAAGGAGTTGCAAGAATTGCAAGAGATGAAATATTCCCCAAGTAATTCACCAGTTAGTAGTAATATGCAAAAACCCAACAAATCGAATACACAATGTGCTACTTACCAAGATGAATATTCACGCTTATATTTAAAAAAGGACGTTAAACTAAAGTCTAAAGAAGATTCACAATGGTAATGTGTCTTCGATCAATATGCACTGTAGACGTAAATTatgttgaaaaaaaaagaaaaaaaaaagaaaagccaGTGACCAGATAATAATTTCATAGAAACCTATAGGCGGACTTTTTTCAGTAAATCTGTATTATTTTTTATGAGAAACCAGTTAGTGTGAAACTGATCAGAACTTCTTCCATTACTGTCAAGTCGCTATTTATTATCGACGACCAAACCACATCCAACTGATAAAATAGCGTGCCGCGATTGTATCGTATATATCGCatcaatttttaaatattttaataaaccgcCAAATTGTGTAAATATATTCATTCGTAGTAATTTGAGAACGCGCGCGTGTACAGAGTAAGTATAAattatagaaaatatattaATCGTATAGATACTTGTAAATAAGTTAGCGTCCATTCAATCGCAGTGAATGGGGTGGTCTATGGAGATCTACTTTTGTATTTGACGGCGTATCGCTTGCCGGTTTTAACGTGTTTATTACCGTAACCGCAACGGTTAAAAACTTGCGGTATGGTCGTGTACCAGCGTCATCTTCTTTTAGGGGGAaaacaaaaaaacaaaaaaaagactAATCGCGAAGTGCTTCTTTTACTTTTACGTACTGCCAGGATGTAGGGAGGGACGGGtcgatacatttattttatcgtAGTAGCTAGAAAATACCTGGCCACCCTGAATCACCGagcgaaaagaagaaaaaaaaaaagaatatttcGAACGGTGTTCCTTTTCGTGCACGAAAGGTAATTATGATTTTACGATGCGATGCTGAGAAGAATGGTGATGTGTATGTATATTTTTCGATGTGTATTCGGAGTTAAAAGTTATTGCCTTCCAAATTGTTAATTTGAAACAGTTGTAGAGGTGAATCGACTAATTCGCCTCTCGAAAGTAAAACGATAAATGTTACAGCAGGAGTACGTATTGTTGTTCGCGTTCGCATTTTACGTGTGTAATGAAAAGCCCAACGTGTGTTTAAAATCCATTCAAGCGGACACTGAATTATTTTAAAGGTCCCGGCAAAACGTTTATTTAATCGTTTATTCAAAGTTGCGTTCAGAGTTTGTAAGCCTGTATAATTGGTATGCGATTTAGCTGAGCTGTTGAGTTTAACGAGCAATGTGTAAAAGTGCGAATGTGCGTGAAAGTACT containing:
- the Yem gene encoding yemanuclein isoform X2 — its product is MSEAKRVPLQTLEFPESLGYAAKKEKKGEKGKQLAPSFRFTLTLPESNEKACPEFNYAQLLKAAEKKRRKELKRGDENATNGLSFDDDDDDDKLRDMARRFEAKYGTSTTGKKRHKYDEYVDLGAGYDENDSFIDNTDAYDEIVPEEMTTAHGGFYINCGALEFRTADRQSLVHNNNNNNQSNDDESSESSEEDTEDVDSPKRLEKRNLSSSDEDDTEDNAGDQLRKKQKVDENGEKKQSQENVIKKKKKPQTLQEQQNFQQDADVLNRPKEKGETTDAEVSEDQEDKKKSDKTEAQKSKNATDKKFDIKKLEKKPSNSNGFDGKKLELKKLGDKDSNIDDAIESVVNAARVEDESSRDTTDSGKSRCIGTESECDDIDRIEAPLPDSLPENVVEIVNKLKARAENSKEGKTKFFNPAVNSLLFGLEKRLRMLSPPSLRLETYGHLARFLPRSKVVLQNRAKKLFVQDLDDKTKELIQRLKTVIDEIMPSVMYKYLNECQKVAEGKETEGSPEDVENSVDEDICEDVDKSKIPKKQFPWTEEAKKLVAEIANLQSQCYDVSRSRKYSKHSFVASFIIRQVLPLWPRGYMSGHELLKFVGNVEPTTKKKTKKLKEIGNGNAVNSSENVMQNYSSAKVEPSSTSAASQEKVSSNVSKIPNVTENSTNYVKQGTTKLNDNTEKKQHSIKNKDKNKDSNNSGQHHENSTVTSNNSSVGKISVVPTAQLMAQNPVKSHVEKINLMDLGNSSLSITPVNDFHKSSNKISENKKDVVSITAYSEASNVLPNINEVPHSGHHSVHRQEASYTCTTQSQHSNYSTSNQTSVHTKPVSLKHRLLHENSDVKHDKRLEDKDADLITKTEKRDKKRERCTEVKHKSHDVKKRKKDQKVLDKQLGHVNSDVVPIQQQQKPSLTKEEQEQRQNEETIAATNYLSQIVNDDVTLRGMSDKRKDTGLILEESVGNMVQPTDQEKHVQMVMRSLKELQELQEMKYSPSNSPVSSNMQKPNKSNTQCATYQDEYSRLYLKKDVKLKSKEDSQW
- the Yem gene encoding yemanuclein isoform X1 produces the protein MSEAKRVPLQTLEFPESLGYAAKKEKKGEKGKQLAPSFRFTLTLPESNEKACPEFNYAQLLKAAEKKRRKELKRGDENATNGLSFDDDDDDDKLRDMARRFEAKYGTSTTGKKRHKYDEYVDLGAGYDENDSFIDNTDAYDEIVPEEMTTAHGGFYINCGALEFRTADRQSLVHNNNNNNQSNDDESSESSEEDTEDVDSPKRLEKRNLSSSDEDDTEDNAGDQLRKKQKVDENGEKKQSQENVIKKKKKPQTLQEQQNFQQDADVLNRPKEKGETTDAEVSEDQEDKKKSDKTEAQKSKNATDKKFDIKKLEKKPSNSNGFDGKKLELKKLGDKDSNIDDAIESVVNAARVEDESSRDTTDSGKSRCIGTESECDDIDRIEAPLPDSLPENVVEIVNKLKARAENSKEGKTKFFNPAVNSLLFGLEKRLRMLSPPSLRLETYGHLARFLPRSKVVLQNRAKKLFVQDLDDKTKELIQRLKTVIDEIMPSVMYKYLNECQKVAEGNPHLYWDIYRYCWETEGSPEDVENSVDEDICEDVDKSKIPKKQFPWTEEAKKLVAEIANLQSQCYDVSRSRKYSKHSFVASFIIRQVLPLWPRGYMSGHELLKFVGNVEPTTKKKTKKLKEIGNGNAVNSSENVMQNYSSAKVEPSSTSAASQEKVSSNVSKIPNVTENSTNYVKQGTTKLNDNTEKKQHSIKNKDKNKDSNNSGQHHENSTVTSNNSSVGKISVVPTAQLMAQNPVKSHVEKINLMDLGNSSLSITPVNDFHKSSNKISENKKDVVSITAYSEASNVLPNINEVPHSGHHSVHRQEASYTCTTQSQHSNYSTSNQTSVHTKPVSLKHRLLHENSDVKHDKRLEDKDADLITKTEKRDKKRERCTEVKHKSHDVKKRKKDQKVLDKQLGHVNSDVVPIQQQQKPSLTKEEQEQRQNEETIAATNYLSQIVNDDVTLRGMSDKRKDTGLILEESVGNMVQPTDQEKHVQMVMRSLKELQELQEMKYSPSNSPVSSNMQKPNKSNTQCATYQDEYSRLYLKKDVKLKSKEDSQW